A single region of the Ascaphus truei isolate aAscTru1 chromosome 6, aAscTru1.hap1, whole genome shotgun sequence genome encodes:
- the LOC142497145 gene encoding uncharacterized protein LOC142497145 isoform X2: protein MVACLCLQCRLPGGAVGTAARCPQCGLQYMWPMPTFVPVQAVEVAGDVAMLSAELPGALWRESADPGEWGSGPVVKTEPEEKGTIGRSAGRETNRQSPSGVPLTKSGLDSSDEDPVVSPAVVTRQPANPCGGNGRKVPLTCVVRERSRVSPVQRKTERRSPPVLGAGGSNGEGRSTPTPRSGKSSPCSYQAPRVASAEEGRCQAQAVRQRQAELPDVVVEEEVPLGDPTQDGGASSTVEGVPSGGRSGADGEMTTPFRSGSVSRSPGPKKSWQALRKAESGETQATESPCGGPGPCSSGERVGTPWIPTVRPYAQPQALVKAPTPVTFSHGSSSSLGMSGGSQVTSEERTGERLDCFTSDDGSMGGGYSREVSVSSDCPSIVSVTLATRPKRVGPHSWSTGTSGVSSWGEPEEGDSEESAQEEIRETRWWAPLFEGYEAWLDRTRFLLEREGVVDYWWARGEFTEEERVKALQDRWYEISHGMIEPLGPSKLGDPVDPDEPLSWVLPGRAGNTRLIRSSRAERAIITKYKNSHGLEYPYVPEPLMQEIEDQRDRWLRETIEQYMVNRGGAITGRKAEERISQLMRVWSIGRSIYMHKAVYRPESGLPREYSITVTDMGGREVKKPDPRHYY from the coding sequence ATGGTGGCATGTCTATGCCTACAGTGCCGACTACCAGGAGGCGCAGTGGGTACAGCTGCACGTTGCCCGCAATGTGGCCTCCAATATATGTGGCCAATGCCAACCTTTGTGCCAGTCCAGGCAGTAGAGGTAGCAGGAGACGTGGCCATGTTATCGGCGGAACTTCCCGGTGCGCTTTGGAGGGAATctgcggatcccggagaatggggatcggggccggttgtTAAAACCGAGCCTGAGGAAAAGGGCACTATCGGCCGTAGTGCTGGGCGAGAGACTAACCGGCAGTCACCAAGCGGAGTGCCCTTAACCAAGTCGGGGTtggattcctccgatgaggatCCCGTGGTGTCTCCCGCAGTGGTAACCCGGCAGCCAGCGAACCCCTGTGGCGGTAACGGCAGAAAGGTACCACTTACCTGTGTCGTCCGTGAGAGGAGCCGAGTGTCGCCTGTGCAGCGGAAAACGGAGAGGCGAAGTCCCCCGGTTCTGGGGGCCGGCGGTTCCAATGGAGAGGGCAGATCCACACCGACTCCACGGAGTGGTAAGAGTAGTCCTTGCTCCTACCAGGCTCCGAGGGTGGCATCGGCGGAGGAAGGGCGGTGCCAGGCCCAGGCGGTGCGGCAGAGACAAGctgagcttccggatgtcgtggtggaggaagaggtaccgcttggggacccaacccaagatggcggagcaTCCAGCACAGTCGAGGGCGTCCCTTCCGGTGGCCGTAGCGGAGCGGATGGAGAGATGACCACGCCTTTCCGATCGGGCAGTGTTTCCCGATCACCAGGACCcaagaagagctggcaggccctgcggaaagCTGAGAGCGGTGAGACCCAAGCAACGGAGAGCCCTTGCGGTGGCCCCGGACCATGTAGCAgtggagagcgggtcggaaccccgtggATACCGACCGTccgtccctatgcccaaccccaggccctagttaaagccccaaCGCCGGTCACTTTTTCCCATGGGTCATCCTCGAGCTTGGGGATGTCTGGGGGGTCCCAAGTCACCTCCGAAGagcggactggggagagactggactGCTTTACCTCTGATGATGGGTCGATGGGTGGAGGGTACTCTCGGGAAGTGTCCGTGTCTAGCGACTGCCCAAGCATAGTCAGCGTTACCCTTGCTACTAGGCCCAAGAGAGTAGGGCCTCATTCCTGGTCTACCGGGACATCAGGGGTGTCCTCCTGGGGGGAACCGGAAGAAGGGGATTCAGAAGAGTCAGCCCAGGAAGAaattagggagacccggtggtgggcccccttatttgagggTTATGAGGCCTGGCTAGACCGCACTAGGTTCCTTTTAGAAAGAGAGGGTGTAGTGGATTATTGGTGGGCTCGTGGGGAGTTCACTGAGGAGGAACGGGTGAAGGCGTTACAGGACCGGTGGTATGAGATCAGTCATGGGATGATAGAACCATTGGGTCCCAGTAAATTGGGAGATCCGGTGGACCCGgatgaacccctatcatgggtgttgccagggagagcGGGCAACACTAGATTGATACGGtccagtagggcggagagggccatCATAACCAAATATAAAAACTCACATGGGTTAGAGTatccctatgtccctgaacccctcatgcaggagatagaggaccagAGGGATAGGTGGCTGCGAGAAACCATAGAGCAGTATATGGTGAATCGAGGTGGCGCAATTACTGGGCGTAAAGCGGAGGAGAGGATTTCTCAACTGATGCGGGTGTGGAGCATAGGCCGTAGCATCTATATGCATAAAGCTGTATATAGACCCGAGAGTGGGTTACCACGGGAGTACAGCATAACTGTCACTGATATGGGTGGTCGGGAAGTTAAGAAGCCTGACCcgcgtcactattattag
- the LOC142497145 gene encoding uncharacterized protein LOC142497145 isoform X1, with protein sequence MDLHVVDPGILSKRPGFLVIRVAGTEMVACLCLQCRLPGGAVGTAARCPQCGLQYMWPMPTFVPVQAVEVAGDVAMLSAELPGALWRESADPGEWGSGPVVKTEPEEKGTIGRSAGRETNRQSPSGVPLTKSGLDSSDEDPVVSPAVVTRQPANPCGGNGRKVPLTCVVRERSRVSPVQRKTERRSPPVLGAGGSNGEGRSTPTPRSGKSSPCSYQAPRVASAEEGRCQAQAVRQRQAELPDVVVEEEVPLGDPTQDGGASSTVEGVPSGGRSGADGEMTTPFRSGSVSRSPGPKKSWQALRKAESGETQATESPCGGPGPCSSGERVGTPWIPTVRPYAQPQALVKAPTPVTFSHGSSSSLGMSGGSQVTSEERTGERLDCFTSDDGSMGGGYSREVSVSSDCPSIVSVTLATRPKRVGPHSWSTGTSGVSSWGEPEEGDSEESAQEEIRETRWWAPLFEGYEAWLDRTRFLLEREGVVDYWWARGEFTEEERVKALQDRWYEISHGMIEPLGPSKLGDPVDPDEPLSWVLPGRAGNTRLIRSSRAERAIITKYKNSHGLEYPYVPEPLMQEIEDQRDRWLRETIEQYMVNRGGAITGRKAEERISQLMRVWSIGRSIYMHKAVYRPESGLPREYSITVTDMGGREVKKPDPRHYY encoded by the exons ATGGACCTCCATGTAGTTGATCCAGGAATTCTCTCCAAGAGACCAG GCTTCCTGGTGATTCGAGTGGCGGGCACCGAGATGGTGGCATGTCTATGCCTACAGTGCCGACTACCAGGAGGCGCAGTGGGTACAGCTGCACGTTGCCCGCAATGTGGCCTCCAATATATGTGGCCAATGCCAACCTTTGTGCCAGTCCAGGCAGTAGAGGTAGCAGGAGACGTGGCCATGTTATCGGCGGAACTTCCCGGTGCGCTTTGGAGGGAATctgcggatcccggagaatggggatcggggccggttgtTAAAACCGAGCCTGAGGAAAAGGGCACTATCGGCCGTAGTGCTGGGCGAGAGACTAACCGGCAGTCACCAAGCGGAGTGCCCTTAACCAAGTCGGGGTtggattcctccgatgaggatCCCGTGGTGTCTCCCGCAGTGGTAACCCGGCAGCCAGCGAACCCCTGTGGCGGTAACGGCAGAAAGGTACCACTTACCTGTGTCGTCCGTGAGAGGAGCCGAGTGTCGCCTGTGCAGCGGAAAACGGAGAGGCGAAGTCCCCCGGTTCTGGGGGCCGGCGGTTCCAATGGAGAGGGCAGATCCACACCGACTCCACGGAGTGGTAAGAGTAGTCCTTGCTCCTACCAGGCTCCGAGGGTGGCATCGGCGGAGGAAGGGCGGTGCCAGGCCCAGGCGGTGCGGCAGAGACAAGctgagcttccggatgtcgtggtggaggaagaggtaccgcttggggacccaacccaagatggcggagcaTCCAGCACAGTCGAGGGCGTCCCTTCCGGTGGCCGTAGCGGAGCGGATGGAGAGATGACCACGCCTTTCCGATCGGGCAGTGTTTCCCGATCACCAGGACCcaagaagagctggcaggccctgcggaaagCTGAGAGCGGTGAGACCCAAGCAACGGAGAGCCCTTGCGGTGGCCCCGGACCATGTAGCAgtggagagcgggtcggaaccccgtggATACCGACCGTccgtccctatgcccaaccccaggccctagttaaagccccaaCGCCGGTCACTTTTTCCCATGGGTCATCCTCGAGCTTGGGGATGTCTGGGGGGTCCCAAGTCACCTCCGAAGagcggactggggagagactggactGCTTTACCTCTGATGATGGGTCGATGGGTGGAGGGTACTCTCGGGAAGTGTCCGTGTCTAGCGACTGCCCAAGCATAGTCAGCGTTACCCTTGCTACTAGGCCCAAGAGAGTAGGGCCTCATTCCTGGTCTACCGGGACATCAGGGGTGTCCTCCTGGGGGGAACCGGAAGAAGGGGATTCAGAAGAGTCAGCCCAGGAAGAaattagggagacccggtggtgggcccccttatttgagggTTATGAGGCCTGGCTAGACCGCACTAGGTTCCTTTTAGAAAGAGAGGGTGTAGTGGATTATTGGTGGGCTCGTGGGGAGTTCACTGAGGAGGAACGGGTGAAGGCGTTACAGGACCGGTGGTATGAGATCAGTCATGGGATGATAGAACCATTGGGTCCCAGTAAATTGGGAGATCCGGTGGACCCGgatgaacccctatcatgggtgttgccagggagagcGGGCAACACTAGATTGATACGGtccagtagggcggagagggccatCATAACCAAATATAAAAACTCACATGGGTTAGAGTatccctatgtccctgaacccctcatgcaggagatagaggaccagAGGGATAGGTGGCTGCGAGAAACCATAGAGCAGTATATGGTGAATCGAGGTGGCGCAATTACTGGGCGTAAAGCGGAGGAGAGGATTTCTCAACTGATGCGGGTGTGGAGCATAGGCCGTAGCATCTATATGCATAAAGCTGTATATAGACCCGAGAGTGGGTTACCACGGGAGTACAGCATAACTGTCACTGATATGGGTGGTCGGGAAGTTAAGAAGCCTGACCcgcgtcactattattag